CTCGTCGATCGGCGGGAAGTCGCCCTGGGGAAGTCGGGCTGGATCCTGCAGGGCCTTCCGGCGCCCGCGGCGCTGCGTCGCGTCCGCCGCCGGGCCATGCTCGAAGGAGCGTCCAGCGTGCTCGTCTCGGTGGACGGCAAGCCGGCGGGCGCCCTCATCCTGGAGGATCTGATCCGCCCGGACGCGCCGCGGACGCTGCGCAATCTCCGGCGCATCGGATTCCGGAAGATCTGGCTGCTCACCGGCGATCATCTGGAGGTTTCCGAGCTGGTCGGCGCGGCGCTGGGGGTCGACCGCGTCCTGGCGGACCGCACCCCGGCGGAAAAGACGGAAGGGGTCCTCTCGGCGAAGTCGGAGGGAATCACGGTCATGGTGGGCGACGGGATCAACGATGCTCCGGCGCTGGCCGCCGCCCACGTCGGCGTCGCCATGGGCGCCCGGGGCGCCACGGCGTCCTCCGAGGCCGCCGACATCGTTCTGATGACCGACCGCCTGGATCGTCTGGAAGAGGGGGTGGGGATCGCGAGGCGCTCGGGCCATCTGGCGCTTCAGAGCATCCTGGCGGGGATGGGCCTCTCGCTTCTGGCCATGGGGTTCGCGGCGGCCGGCCGGATCCCTCCGGTGGTGGGAGCCCTTCTTCAGGAGGCGATCGACGCCGCGGTCATCCTGAACGCGCTGCGGGCCCTGAGCGGCCGCCTCTCCCTAAGGGGAGACAAAAGGGGCTCGGAAGTCGCCGCCCGCTTCAGAGCCGAGCACCGCACGCTCCTGCCGGAAGTGCGGCGAATCCGGGAGGTCGCCGATCGGCTCGATTCCATGAACCCGGCGGCAATCCGCTCCGAGCTGGTCCGGGTCCACGATTTTCTGTCGAACGAGTTGCTGCCGCACGAGATCGCCGAGGACGCCACCGCCTACCCGGTCGTCGCCCGGATCATCGGCGGGACCGATCCGACCGCCACCATGAGCCGGGCCCACCTGGAAATCGGCCATCGCATCCGCATGCTCGGCAGTCTCCTCGCTGACATTCCCGCCGAGGGACCGACTGGCGAAGAAGTGGGTGATTTTCGAAGGATTCTCTACGGGCTGGACGCCATCCTCCGGCTGCATTTCGCCCAGGAGGAGGAGACCTACCTTCCCCTGCTCGATGGAAAGGCAGCGCCTTTGCTTCAGGTTCACTCGTCGGGCCGGCCGCGCCCTGATCCCGGGGGCGAGAGCGGTTCGCCGGCGCCCGCCGATTTCTAGGGATCGAGCCGCGCCTCCCGGCGGCACCGCGACCCGGCGCGGAGGGCGCTTCCCGAGCCGCGGGACCGAAGGCGCCAGAGGGAACGAGCCTGCAAAAGGAACGCCCTCCAGGGGATGGCCCTGGAGGGCGCTGCGGGGAAAAGCCGGAGTCTGCTGACGCGGCCGTCTACTGCTTCGCCGCCTAATGCGGACGAGGGAATTCGGGATCCGCATGGCGCTGGGCCTTTGCGGCGCGGCACTCGGAGGGGTTGCCTCGTGGTTCCTGTCACGAACGCTCTACGGCCTGGTCTTCGGGGTCGGCACGCACGATCCCACGACCTTCCTCGGGATCGCCGCGGTCCTCCTGGCGGTCTGCTGGCTGGCCTGTCTGCTCCCCGCGCGGCGGGCGACGCGCGTCGATCCGATGACCGCGTTGCGCGCCGAGTAGGTCGAGCGCCGGCCCGCGTCGCCCGGCCTGGCGGATCAGAAGGCGTCCGTAGCGGTTAGAAGAGAGAAGATGAAGACTTCCCGCTTCTCCCCATCCTTGCAGCGGAACTTCAATCCGGCGAAGAAGTCCAGATCCGAATAAGCGCGCGCGACCTGCTGCTCCAGCTCCGGAAGATCCTTCACGCCCCGCCATCGCGCATCGTAGCGCTCGGGATGTTCGAGGTCCTTCTTGGTGAACACCGCGTGCAGCACGTCCCCCTTCGAGATCCGGGCGGCATGCGCGTGCGAATTGGGAAGCACGCGGTTGACCAGCAGGCCGGGCTGGCTGCCGGTTCCGATCTCGACGCCGCCGTAGAGGCGCAACGCATCGATTCCCTTCAAGCGCGGCCGATCCAGGCGCGGGGCGAGGATGAGGTCCACCGTGAGCTTCTTGCCGTCCCGAACGACCTCCACCGGGCAGCGGTCTCCGGGCTTCGCCGACAGCAGGCGAAGCTGAACCGCAGCCAGGGAAGGGATCTCTTCCCCGCAGATGCGGAGCAGGCCGTCGCCCCGCCGCAGCCGGGTGAAGGCGGGCGTATCGGGGAAGACGTCCTCCACCACCCAGCGGACCTCGCCGGGGATTCCGAAGAGCTTGCGGCTGTCCGGATCCGCGGCCGCCGCGTGCGCCCCCATCCAGGCGCGGGGCGGTTGTCCGCCGCGTATCCACGCCAGCGAGCGTTCGACCCAATCGGCCGGGATGAAATAGCCGATTCCGGCGGCCGGTCCGAGCCAAAGCGAACGGCCCAGGGGAAAGGCGGTGGTCATGCCGAGAAGTCGGCCGGTCGCATCCACGGCCGGCCCTCCGGCGAATCCGCGCGGCAAAGAGGCGTCGCTTTGCAGGTAGTCTTCCACCGGATGAATCTCCATGCCGCTGCGATGGAGGCCGCTCACCACTCCCGGCGAGACGGTGATCGAAGGCGTCATTCCGGCAGCCGAGGAGAAACCGATGGCGGTCAGGGTCTCACCCTCCCGGGGCTGGTCCCGCCGTGCCGGAACCGGAGGAACTCCCGGGAGATCGGCCGCCAGCAAGCCGACGCCGATCAAGGGATCCACGGCGACGATGCGGGCGGCCGCCGTCCGGCCCGCGGCGTCGGCCAGCCGCACTTCCTTGGCGCCCACCAGCAGGCCGGCGTCGGTCACGAATTCCCCGGGCGCCACGGCGAATCCGCTGCCGAGCAGCGAATCGACCCGCACGGCCGAGCTCTGGGTGATCGCCTGCACGATGGAGCTCATCTCCCGATCGTGAATCGCCACCACCTGGACCACCGAAAGCCTGGCATCCGAGGCCGGTGCGGGCGGCGGCGCTCCCGCGGCCCCCGGCTCGAGCCGGGCGCCGCACTGCGTGCAGAACAGGGCCCCGGGGGGGACCGGCGCGCCACACTTCGGACACACCGCCTCGGCGACGACCAAGCCGGTCGCGACGCAAGCGAGCGCTGCGAGCAGGCAGGCTCGCAGGACGCGCCGGTGGGGTGAGGATCGATTCCGCATGGCTTTAGCCTGCCTTCCGGATCAATAGACCGGAGCCGTGAGCACGTCGGGAAACAGATTCAAATAGGAGCTGTCGACCTTGTCGCCGCTCTTCGCGTCGCGCATCTTCATCCAGATGCTGTAGGTAGACAATCTCGCCGGTCCCTCTTCGGAGCTCGTGTCGGCGAAGATGTGGCTGTTGTGCTCGCGCACAATCCTGTCGAAGGTCTCGCGGCGCCGCACTCCCTTCCCGTACACCTCCGTGATCAGGTCGCCGTCGAAGTAACCCCGCTTCTCCCCGCGGCCTCCGCGCATGAGATTGGCCAGACGGAGACCCTGCTGCGCAGTGGGACCGGCGAAGACCTCCACCAGGTTGGCCTGCAGGGTCTCTTCCATCTCGTCGGCGGGAGAGAGCATGATTCGCCGCGGGCGGTGAGCCGGCGTGATGGACAGCCGCAGCTCCTTGGCGGCCCGCGAGACGGTGATCGTCACGGGCGGACCCCCGGGCGAGGCGGTGAGGAGCCGGGCGCCCGCGCCCGCCAGGCTCGAGACCTTTTCGTCTCCGACGGCCGTGAGCACGTCCCCCGGAAGCAGCCCCGCCTTTTCCGCGGGGGTGCCGGGAACGAGGTACGCCACCACGGGCATCGTGCTTCCCTCCGGGAGCTGGAAGCGCGCGCGGCGCCGTTCGTCGGGAAGCGTCAGCCCGATCCCGAAGTACGGCCGATCGGGCTTCTTCTTCTGGGACAGGACCTCCACGAGCGCCGTCATATCGGCCACCGGCATGGCGTACACGATACCCGGATCGGGAGCGTGCAGGATCATGCCGGCGGCGTCTCCGTAAGGATCGAGGACCACTCCGCCGAGGCAGCCGTCCTCGATCGTGTGATCGGTGCGGAGAAGGTTCTCGAACGCGACCAGATGCGTTCCCTGCTGGCCGGTCGAGGAGACGCGTCCGCGATGGAACGACTCGGGAAGGTATTCGACCCGGCGGCCGGTCTGGGAGACCGGGAAGCAGATCGCCCAGGCCGTATCCAGCTCGCGAACCGATGCGGAGAGTTTCAAAGGAACCGCGTCGGGAACATCGGCCTTCACGACGCCGATTCCGGAAGGGAGATCGTAGCCCAGAATCTCTATCGGCCCCTGTCGATTGTTGTAGGTCCGCATGTCGCCCAGCTCGACCCACTCCAAGGCCCGGGCGCTGGTGACGAAGATGCCCGGCTTGAGGAAGGGGAAGGCCGTCGCGAAGAACTTGTTCTTTCCCGGGCGATAGGCGAACGCATAGCTCGAGCTGTACTTGAACAGATTCGGAGGAAGGATCTCGTCGAGACTCGGCGGCTCCTTCACCAGGATCAGTCCGATCACGGAAGCGCCGATCCTCTGAAGACGCGCGGCCGCGGCCGCTCCCGTCGGCACGCGCAGGTTCCAGCCGCAGGCCACGCAGTAGTGCCAATCGGGCTCGACCCGGTAACCGCAGCGCGGGCAGAATGCGGGGACCGCGGCGGGAGGAGGGCCCGACTGGGCCTCCAAGGCCGCGGCCGCCCCCCCCAGGAGGAGCAGGAGGACGGCGGTGGTCCAGCCGGCGCGCCGGCCCGGGACGGGACTCTTCACACGATGAGCGCCCATGTCTCCTCGAGCACCAGGGAATGCACGAGCGGTTCATTCGGACGCGCCCGATCCGTGCGCAGCCCGAACGCGACGCCGAGCCGTCCCGCCTCATACATCCGTTTCAGGGCCTCCCGGAGGTCGCTGACGGTGCGCACTTCCGTCGGATGAGAGGCACGGTAAACCTCGGGAGACAAGAGGGTCTCCGTCCAACCGGCGGCCGGAAGAACGCTTTCGACGCGGTCTCCATCCGCGAAGCCGTAGAACGAGGCCAGGCTGAACAGGTCGTTGGTCTGGATCACGACCTTCTTTTTCTTGGGATCGTCGATGAAGCGGGCGTGCAGATACCTCTCGAGATCCTGGACCGGGTCGATTCGGGGCCACGCCGGACGGGCCGTCGTGGTGACGTCGATCGGGATTTCCCGGCCGCCGCGGTCGAGAACGAGCTGGATCGCCGCCGCCGGTCCGACGCTCGAGATCGCTTCCTGCAGCACGTAGGAATCGGGGAGCGCGTGATTGTTGATTCCGAAGATCACGTCTCCAGGCTTGAATCCCGCGGTTTCGGCGGGGGTGCCGGCGAGGATCGATTCCACCACGACGCCGCCCGTCCGATGGAGGGAATACTTCTTGATCATCTCTGAATCGATCGGACGAACCTGGAGTCCCAGGAAACCGCGCGCGTAGGCGCCCTTCTGGCGCAGGCGATCGATGACCAGCTTGGCCATCCGCGAAGGAATCGAATAACCCTGTCCCTTCTCGCGGAAATACCCCATGTCGTTCACCCCCAGCACCGTGCCGCGGACGCTCACGAGCGGACCGCCGCTGTTGCCGGAGGTGAAGAACGCGTCGGAATGGAGGAAGTTCTCCACCTGGTTCAGGCCGACGTGGACGCGCACCATGCTGGCAACGGTTCCCCGGGTGAGTGAAAGCCCGATGTCGAGAGGAATTCCGAGAGCCCAGACCTCTTCGCCGAGCTGGACTTTCTCGGAATCGCCCCAGGCGACCGCGGGAAGGTCCGAGCCCTCCGCCCGGAGGAGAGCCAGGTCGCTCGCCACGTCGATGCCGATCAGCCGGCAAGGAAGATTCCGGCCGTCCTGGGCGTCCAGGCTCAGCTCCGCAGGCGCGCCGAACGGCGAAGCGACGTGGGCGTT
This genomic interval from Candidatus Polarisedimenticolia bacterium contains the following:
- a CDS encoding heavy metal translocating P-type ATPase: MATKSQIMNRVVLGLVVAGISAGLVLQIMGNRDAAGVVWAATTMAALVPLTLSVVRDLLSWKAGVDVIALLAMGGSLALGEYLAGAVIALMLSGGQALEQFAAARARRELKALMDRSPRKVHRFEEAGLAERSIEEVLPGDLLLVRAGEIVPVDGRVEGSAAILDESALTGEALPVERPPGDAVRSGTLNAAGSPFELRAAATAQKSTYAAIVRLVEQAQSSKAPLIRMADRYALFFLPASLALAALAWSISGEPVRALAVLVVATPCPLILAAPVAFVSGISRAARRGIIVKGAGALEALARGEILILDKTGTVTGGAPVLTDVISFGEESQAEILRLAASLEQASMHMLAEPILREARERKLSLSPPMEALEQLGEGIRGLVDRREVALGKSGWILQGLPAPAALRRVRRRAMLEGASSVLVSVDGKPAGALILEDLIRPDAPRTLRNLRRIGFRKIWLLTGDHLEVSELVGAALGVDRVLADRTPAEKTEGVLSAKSEGITVMVGDGINDAPALAAAHVGVAMGARGATASSEAADIVLMTDRLDRLEEGVGIARRSGHLALQSILAGMGLSLLAMGFAAAGRIPPVVGALLQEAIDAAVILNALRALSGRLSLRGDKRGSEVAARFRAEHRTLLPEVRRIREVADRLDSMNPAAIRSELVRVHDFLSNELLPHEIAEDATAYPVVARIIGGTDPTATMSRAHLEIGHRIRMLGSLLADIPAEGPTGEEVGDFRRILYGLDAILRLHFAQEEETYLPLLDGKAAPLLQVHSSGRPRPDPGGESGSPAPADF
- a CDS encoding FtsX-like permease family protein, with translation MALGLCGAALGGVASWFLSRTLYGLVFGVGTHDPTTFLGIAAVLLAVCWLACLLPARRATRVDPMTALRAE
- a CDS encoding trypsin-like peptidase domain-containing protein, which produces MRNRSSPHRRVLRACLLAALACVATGLVVAEAVCPKCGAPVPPGALFCTQCGARLEPGAAGAPPPAPASDARLSVVQVVAIHDREMSSIVQAITQSSAVRVDSLLGSGFAVAPGEFVTDAGLLVGAKEVRLADAAGRTAAARIVAVDPLIGVGLLAADLPGVPPVPARRDQPREGETLTAIGFSSAAGMTPSITVSPGVVSGLHRSGMEIHPVEDYLQSDASLPRGFAGGPAVDATGRLLGMTTAFPLGRSLWLGPAAGIGYFIPADWVERSLAWIRGGQPPRAWMGAHAAAADPDSRKLFGIPGEVRWVVEDVFPDTPAFTRLRRGDGLLRICGEEIPSLAAVQLRLLSAKPGDRCPVEVVRDGKKLTVDLILAPRLDRPRLKGIDALRLYGGVEIGTGSQPGLLVNRVLPNSHAHAARISKGDVLHAVFTKKDLEHPERYDARWRGVKDLPELEQQVARAYSDLDFFAGLKFRCKDGEKREVFIFSLLTATDAF
- a CDS encoding PDZ domain-containing protein translates to MGAHRVKSPVPGRRAGWTTAVLLLLLGGAAAALEAQSGPPPAAVPAFCPRCGYRVEPDWHYCVACGWNLRVPTGAAAAARLQRIGASVIGLILVKEPPSLDEILPPNLFKYSSSYAFAYRPGKNKFFATAFPFLKPGIFVTSARALEWVELGDMRTYNNRQGPIEILGYDLPSGIGVVKADVPDAVPLKLSASVRELDTAWAICFPVSQTGRRVEYLPESFHRGRVSSTGQQGTHLVAFENLLRTDHTIEDGCLGGVVLDPYGDAAGMILHAPDPGIVYAMPVADMTALVEVLSQKKKPDRPYFGIGLTLPDERRRARFQLPEGSTMPVVAYLVPGTPAEKAGLLPGDVLTAVGDEKVSSLAGAGARLLTASPGGPPVTITVSRAAKELRLSITPAHRPRRIMLSPADEMEETLQANLVEVFAGPTAQQGLRLANLMRGGRGEKRGYFDGDLITEVYGKGVRRRETFDRIVREHNSHIFADTSSEEGPARLSTYSIWMKMRDAKSGDKVDSSYLNLFPDVLTAPVY
- a CDS encoding trypsin-like peptidase domain-containing protein, with product MTEQARPGRLGPLLACLVLLMNLSHARPAEGPAPPADATASSAVFCPVCGAENQPGSKFCLKDGTPLPTLEAERYQPGFVRAPETLSAGEIQSAIQQAAKSVVRVRVKTKTDFRYPAVNDFGYGYMAEMKDERRLIGSGFAVEQGGWVVTNAHVASPFGAPAELSLDAQDGRNLPCRLIGIDVASDLALLRAEGSDLPAVAWGDSEKVQLGEEVWALGIPLDIGLSLTRGTVASMVRVHVGLNQVENFLHSDAFFTSGNSGGPLVSVRGTVLGVNDMGYFREKGQGYSIPSRMAKLVIDRLRQKGAYARGFLGLQVRPIDSEMIKKYSLHRTGGVVVESILAGTPAETAGFKPGDVIFGINNHALPDSYVLQEAISSVGPAAAIQLVLDRGGREIPIDVTTTARPAWPRIDPVQDLERYLHARFIDDPKKKKVVIQTNDLFSLASFYGFADGDRVESVLPAAGWTETLLSPEVYRASHPTEVRTVSDLREALKRMYEAGRLGVAFGLRTDRARPNEPLVHSLVLEETWALIV